A genomic window from Indioceanicola profundi includes:
- a CDS encoding O-antigen ligase family protein, translating to MQRLFIFLELLLYAGAVLLAAGALDFLIRLVPAAGLLRAGLWGLTYLGFAALFALYPNVLMQAMRAGWPLLLWPAMALLSYLWSADKSSTLVAGMQLLSITLFGMFMGARLGVAAMTRILFLVLGVTAVLSLGVIGLGEVAKDHHGNLIGAFSHKNVTGNRMAVLILASTILVAAGQWRWMAIPAFLLAALVLVLSGSATALVAIAACLFGLAMLYCLDLPGQLRVLGLSLVALAGTAVLFGAYWVQVNLPEAALEMLGKDTTLTGRSTLWEFALRSIAEKPGFGYGYDAFWTGDRFDAEWLRWIMEQRLAHFHNGFLDIGVQLGIPGMVAQVGIMLLFIWKAFRYMAADGSAFGWMPLALMALIVVSNTAEVIVFTRHGFLQFLMCAVYVRMVLAVVPRPTVTWTPAPARMQPRMQEGWQ from the coding sequence ATGCAACGCTTATTCATCTTCCTCGAACTCCTCCTCTATGCGGGCGCCGTCCTGCTCGCGGCGGGAGCACTCGACTTCCTCATCCGCCTCGTCCCTGCGGCCGGTCTGCTGCGCGCGGGGCTCTGGGGCTTGACCTATCTTGGCTTCGCCGCGCTCTTTGCGCTCTACCCGAACGTATTGATGCAGGCGATGCGGGCGGGTTGGCCGCTGTTGCTCTGGCCGGCCATGGCCCTCCTGTCCTATCTGTGGTCGGCGGACAAGAGCTCGACCCTGGTGGCGGGGATGCAGCTTCTCTCCATCACCCTGTTTGGCATGTTCATGGGCGCCAGGCTGGGCGTGGCCGCCATGACCCGAATCCTCTTCCTGGTTCTTGGCGTCACCGCCGTGCTGTCACTGGGCGTGATCGGGCTGGGCGAGGTGGCGAAGGACCATCACGGCAATCTGATCGGCGCGTTCAGCCATAAGAATGTGACCGGCAACCGCATGGCCGTCCTGATCCTGGCCTCCACCATCCTGGTTGCGGCGGGGCAATGGCGCTGGATGGCGATACCGGCCTTTCTGCTGGCAGCCCTCGTCCTGGTCCTGTCCGGGTCCGCCACCGCATTGGTGGCCATTGCCGCATGCCTGTTCGGGCTGGCGATGCTCTATTGCCTCGACCTGCCGGGGCAGTTGCGCGTCCTCGGCCTGTCGCTGGTCGCCCTGGCGGGAACGGCAGTCCTTTTCGGCGCCTACTGGGTCCAGGTGAACCTGCCCGAAGCGGCGCTGGAGATGCTGGGGAAGGATACGACCCTGACCGGACGCTCGACGCTCTGGGAGTTCGCCCTGCGGTCCATCGCCGAAAAGCCGGGCTTTGGCTACGGTTATGACGCCTTCTGGACCGGCGACCGCTTCGATGCAGAGTGGCTGCGCTGGATCATGGAGCAGCGTCTGGCCCACTTCCACAACGGCTTCCTGGACATCGGCGTTCAGCTCGGCATTCCGGGCATGGTGGCTCAGGTCGGGATCATGCTGCTCTTCATCTGGAAGGCCTTCCGGTACATGGCTGCCGACGGGAGCGCGTTCGGCTGGATGCCTTTGGCACTGATGGCGCTGATCGTCGTGTCCAATACGGCCGAAGTGATTGTGTTCACCCGCCACGGCTTCCTGCAGTTCCTGATGTGCGCCGTCTATGTCCGGATGGTCCTGGCCGTGGTCCCGCGCCCGACCGTCACCTGGACGCCCGCACCCGCACGGATGCAGCCTCGGATGCAGGAGGGCTGGCAGTGA
- a CDS encoding glycosyltransferase family 2 protein yields the protein MSVPDPVVSIIIPAYNAAGFIARSVQSALAQSYSAIEVVVVDDGSSDGTVGEVQRISALDPRVRLVRTPRNLGPAGARNLGISAARGDWIALLDADDAYDPRRIETLMVFAGREGADMIADNLLLDEEGGGAQPMLPPSLLPGPKRVDACAFLEGNLPIRGHPRVSYGFLKPMMRRQFLLDHELRYDEEIRFAEDFLMYVNCLLAGARFWLLPEPLYSYRIRGDSLTASHGADELRRLHDAARSLMQRKEVRRDQRLRNMLRRHARSVEERLAWRVFTDRIKEGNPLGALGAFMSLRSTLHIARECVLFTRKIPAKIARMRRAGTPQPAR from the coding sequence GTGAGCGTTCCCGATCCCGTCGTCTCCATCATCATCCCGGCCTACAACGCGGCCGGGTTCATCGCCCGATCCGTCCAGTCGGCCCTGGCGCAGAGCTACAGCGCCATAGAGGTCGTGGTCGTGGATGACGGTTCCAGTGACGGCACCGTGGGTGAGGTCCAGCGGATCTCCGCCTTGGACCCGCGCGTCCGCCTCGTCCGCACCCCTCGGAACCTGGGTCCGGCCGGCGCCCGCAACCTGGGGATCAGCGCCGCCCGGGGTGACTGGATCGCCCTTCTGGACGCAGACGATGCCTATGACCCGCGCCGGATTGAGACGCTGATGGTGTTCGCCGGCCGGGAAGGGGCGGACATGATCGCGGACAACCTTCTTCTGGACGAGGAGGGGGGAGGGGCGCAGCCCATGCTTCCACCAAGCCTCCTACCCGGTCCCAAGCGTGTCGACGCCTGCGCCTTTCTAGAGGGCAACCTGCCGATCCGCGGACATCCTCGGGTCAGCTATGGCTTTCTAAAACCGATGATGCGGCGCCAGTTCCTGCTGGATCACGAGCTGCGCTATGATGAGGAAATCCGCTTTGCGGAAGATTTCCTCATGTATGTGAATTGCCTGCTGGCGGGGGCCAGGTTCTGGCTGCTTCCGGAACCGCTCTACAGCTATCGCATCCGCGGGGACTCGTTGACCGCCTCACATGGCGCGGACGAGTTGCGGCGGCTGCACGACGCCGCCCGCTCCTTGATGCAGCGGAAGGAGGTCCGGCGGGACCAGCGGCTCCGGAACATGTTGCGCCGCCATGCCAGATCGGTCGAGGAACGGCTGGCCTGGAGGGTTTTCACAGACCGCATCAAAGAGGGCAATCCACTGGGTGCGCTTGGCGCTTTCATGTCGCTACGCAGCACCCTGCATATCGCCCGCGAATGCGTGCTGTTCACCCGCAAAATCCCGGCCAAGATTGCACGCATGCGCCGTGCCGGCACCCCTCAGCCGGCACGGTAA
- a CDS encoding acyltransferase, translating into MSTGPGPLSPSMKTHKAVTGDGSAISRYADVMVGQHGWGALLRYEFCMLFRNTPGALGLFLRKTFWPKLFAGCGRGVLFGTGISIRHPNRIRLGANVVISDNCILDGRHTEEGPALTVGDDCILADRAILQCKGARISIGRNVGIGPGTLIQTTSNADIRIGDDVMIGPSCTLIGAGNYNVDRLDVPMCRQGMRLQDGITVGSDVWLGCNVTVLTATTVGSGSILGAGAVVNGPVPQYAIMAGVPARQIGSRAPNGGRTEPTPIKVQGRQS; encoded by the coding sequence ATGAGCACAGGGCCTGGCCCCCTTTCCCCCAGCATGAAGACCCACAAGGCGGTGACGGGGGACGGATCGGCGATCAGCCGGTATGCCGACGTGATGGTTGGACAGCATGGGTGGGGAGCGCTTCTGCGCTACGAGTTCTGCATGCTGTTCCGCAATACGCCGGGCGCCCTGGGCCTCTTCCTGCGAAAAACCTTCTGGCCGAAGCTTTTCGCCGGCTGCGGCCGAGGTGTTCTGTTCGGCACTGGAATCAGCATCCGGCATCCCAACCGGATCCGCCTCGGCGCCAATGTCGTCATCAGCGATAACTGCATCCTGGATGGCCGGCATACGGAAGAAGGCCCGGCCCTGACGGTCGGGGACGACTGCATCCTGGCCGACCGCGCCATCCTGCAATGCAAGGGCGCCAGGATCAGTATCGGCCGGAATGTGGGCATCGGGCCTGGAACGCTGATCCAGACCACGTCGAACGCCGACATCCGGATCGGAGACGATGTGATGATCGGCCCGAGCTGCACCCTGATCGGCGCTGGAAACTACAATGTGGACCGGCTGGATGTGCCGATGTGCCGCCAGGGCATGCGGCTGCAGGATGGAATCACCGTCGGCTCCGACGTCTGGCTGGGCTGCAACGTCACGGTACTGACGGCCACGACGGTCGGATCGGGCAGCATCCTGGGCGCCGGCGCCGTGGTCAACGGGCCGGTACCGCAATACGCAATCATGGCCGGCGTTCCAGCCCGCCAGATCGGCTCACGCGCGCCCAATGGCGGCCGTACGGAACCTACCCCAATCAAAGTGCAAGGGAGGCAGAGTTGA
- a CDS encoding FAD-dependent oxidoreductase — protein sequence MIAFPVPERCARLGGKGWADAPGGYDAVVVGGGIYGAMVALEAARRGLRPLLLERDDFGQHTSWNSLRILHGGLRYLQSMDLSRSRQSAQERQWFLRSFPDLCQPLPCLMPLYGEGMKRPGIFRIALRMNDLISTGLGSSLPRGRVLSAAQTVEMFPAVRRQGLRGAALWYDGTMPDSQRVIIETLRWATHLGARCINHVEVTGLLRGARGTIEGVRALDRRSGAEVEVRAPYVLNCAGPWARRLLEGIRQDQADLFRPALAFNLVINRQAPSTAAVAVSPAGGPTYFLTPWKGHMLAGTGHHPWTGPYPAEPGDIVPDAEQVDRFLADLNRAVPGMDLDRSDVRGCMAGLLPAAQPGQAEPSRRPIVLDHGQHGGPKGLVSVSGVKFTTARLVAEQAVRTAFGARADRVLPRAQAERPAPTPVLPASAFVQTLRDDPMLARRELLRLMRDEAVWTLDDLLIRRTDWASCPVNGRAARDGVIALAERDPMLAGLAPRVRVDRATA from the coding sequence ATGATCGCATTTCCAGTTCCGGAACGTTGCGCCCGCCTTGGCGGCAAGGGCTGGGCGGACGCACCCGGCGGGTATGACGCGGTCGTCGTCGGCGGGGGAATCTACGGGGCGATGGTCGCGCTGGAAGCCGCACGCCGGGGCCTTCGTCCTCTGCTGCTGGAGCGGGATGATTTCGGACAGCATACGAGCTGGAACAGCTTGCGTATCCTGCATGGCGGATTGCGCTATCTCCAGTCCATGGACCTGTCCCGCAGCCGCCAGTCCGCGCAGGAGCGTCAGTGGTTCCTGCGTTCCTTCCCGGATCTGTGCCAGCCCCTGCCCTGTCTGATGCCTTTATATGGTGAAGGGATGAAGCGGCCGGGAATATTCCGGATCGCCCTTCGCATGAACGATCTTATTTCGACGGGCCTGGGATCGTCACTGCCGCGTGGGCGGGTGCTAAGCGCAGCTCAGACCGTCGAGATGTTTCCGGCAGTGAGGCGGCAGGGGCTGCGGGGCGCCGCGCTCTGGTACGATGGAACCATGCCGGACTCGCAGAGGGTGATCATCGAAACACTGCGCTGGGCCACGCATCTGGGCGCGCGATGCATCAATCATGTGGAGGTGACGGGGCTCCTGCGCGGTGCGCGCGGAACCATCGAGGGTGTTCGGGCGCTGGATCGGCGGTCAGGCGCGGAGGTCGAAGTCCGGGCGCCCTATGTCCTGAATTGCGCCGGCCCCTGGGCGCGCCGGCTGCTCGAGGGCATCAGGCAGGACCAGGCGGACCTGTTCCGGCCGGCACTGGCCTTCAATCTGGTCATTAACCGGCAGGCGCCGAGCACGGCCGCAGTCGCCGTTTCACCGGCCGGAGGACCGACCTATTTCCTGACGCCGTGGAAAGGCCACATGCTGGCGGGTACCGGCCACCATCCCTGGACCGGCCCATATCCGGCGGAGCCCGGGGACATCGTTCCCGACGCGGAGCAGGTGGATCGCTTCCTCGCCGATCTGAACCGTGCGGTGCCGGGCATGGATCTGGACCGTTCCGACGTGCGGGGCTGTATGGCTGGACTTCTGCCGGCCGCGCAGCCGGGCCAAGCCGAGCCGAGCCGGCGGCCCATCGTCCTCGATCACGGCCAGCACGGCGGTCCCAAGGGGCTGGTGAGCGTATCCGGCGTGAAGTTCACCACGGCGCGTCTGGTTGCCGAGCAGGCGGTGCGCACCGCGTTCGGCGCGCGAGCCGACCGGGTGCTGCCGCGCGCGCAGGCGGAGCGGCCTGCTCCGACACCGGTTCTTCCAGCATCCGCCTTTGTCCAGACATTGCGTGACGATCCGATGCTGGCGCGGCGGGAGTTGCTGCGGCTGATGCGGGATGAGGCGGTGTGGACATTGGACGACCTTCTGATCCGGAGGACCGATTGGGCGTCCTGTCCCGTTAACGGAAGAGCTGCGCGGGATGGGGTGATCGCCCTGGCCGAGCGCGACCCGATGCTGGCCGGCTTGGCCCCGCGCGTGCGCGTGGATCGGGCAACGGCCTAA
- a CDS encoding glycosyltransferase family 2 protein yields MSLQSQSLAITSDVPGETAAPQDGFHPEVSIIVPLHNEEQNVPLLYDALVGVLDGMNRPYEIVLVDDGSRDATFEIAAGIAAKDHRVRVIRFRRNFGQTMAMVAGFDHARGSVLVTMDGDLQNEPADIPALVAKLEEGYDLVAGWRDKRQDDFFRRKLPSWLANKLIASVTGVPIKDNGCSLKAYRADLIRHVPLYSEMHRFIPAMAHLSGARVAQVKTRHHARRFGSSKYGLSRTYKVMLDLISVKILHLSSARPLLWSGTAAAMFWLVGLLFFVEGLRETYFTDWGVPTVLFAIALLWGTVGAFTICAGMVAELAIATGGSRHDFFPALTARISPPAPAVVEERPAAKAPHTRPISLKVSSP; encoded by the coding sequence GTGAGCCTACAAAGCCAAAGTCTTGCAATCACCTCGGATGTTCCCGGTGAAACCGCGGCTCCGCAGGATGGTTTCCATCCAGAGGTATCGATCATCGTTCCGCTCCATAATGAGGAGCAGAACGTGCCGCTCCTCTATGACGCGCTGGTCGGCGTCCTGGATGGAATGAACAGACCTTACGAGATCGTGCTGGTCGACGACGGCAGCCGCGATGCGACCTTCGAGATCGCAGCCGGCATCGCCGCCAAGGATCATCGCGTCCGCGTCATCCGGTTCCGCCGCAACTTCGGCCAGACCATGGCCATGGTGGCTGGCTTCGATCATGCGCGTGGTTCGGTACTGGTCACCATGGATGGAGACCTGCAGAACGAGCCCGCGGACATCCCGGCCCTGGTTGCCAAGCTCGAGGAGGGATATGACCTCGTTGCCGGCTGGCGCGACAAGCGGCAGGATGATTTCTTCCGCCGCAAGCTACCATCCTGGCTGGCGAACAAGCTGATCGCCTCTGTGACCGGCGTGCCGATCAAGGATAACGGCTGCTCGCTCAAGGCCTACCGGGCCGACCTGATCCGGCATGTGCCGCTCTATTCGGAGATGCACCGCTTCATCCCCGCGATGGCGCATCTCAGCGGCGCGCGCGTTGCCCAGGTGAAGACGCGGCACCATGCGCGCCGCTTCGGCAGTTCGAAATACGGCCTGTCCCGCACCTACAAGGTGATGCTGGATTTGATCAGCGTGAAGATCCTGCATCTATCCAGTGCGCGGCCGCTGCTCTGGTCTGGAACCGCGGCGGCCATGTTCTGGCTGGTTGGGCTGCTGTTCTTCGTAGAGGGCCTGCGCGAAACCTACTTCACCGACTGGGGCGTGCCGACGGTGCTGTTCGCCATCGCCCTGCTCTGGGGCACGGTGGGCGCCTTCACTATCTGCGCCGGGATGGTGGCGGAACTGGCGATTGCAACTGGCGGCTCACGCCATGACTTCTTCCCGGCCCTGACTGCCCGTATATCCCCCCCGGCCCCTGCTGTGGTCGAGGAGAGACCGGCTGCAAAGGCGCCGCATACGCGGCCCATCTCCTTGAAGGTAAGCTCCCCATGA
- a CDS encoding glycosyltransferase → MTIQPQVSLIISVTEDAPGLRQIHEAYADAMTTAGIDCEMIYVLDGHMPGSQDFLATVQEQDPRVRTLSLARRFGEATALMLGVRQARSPILATVPQTPQVEPAEIPRLLRMLMEKPDLDVVVARREAVGRANLRQSIRRSVFAKLAALGSGLSLSDLGCRLRVFRREVAEHLDIYGDQQHFLPILAARRGYKVVEVPVSPSTITSRVPQSARTDVLRLLDMAATLFLVNFVHRPLRFFGIIGMASLALGLLWTSVLVVQRFFFDVPLGDRPALMFSMLMVALGIQVIIIGLVGEIIIFTRAKDLKNYFVDRVIN, encoded by the coding sequence ATGACGATCCAGCCCCAAGTCTCGCTGATTATTTCCGTCACCGAGGACGCGCCCGGACTGCGGCAGATCCATGAGGCCTATGCCGACGCCATGACGACGGCCGGGATTGACTGCGAGATGATTTACGTCCTCGACGGGCACATGCCCGGCTCGCAGGATTTCCTCGCAACGGTGCAGGAGCAGGACCCACGGGTCCGCACCCTCAGCCTTGCCCGCCGGTTCGGCGAGGCGACGGCACTGATGTTGGGTGTCAGACAGGCCCGTTCCCCCATCCTCGCCACCGTGCCGCAGACCCCTCAGGTGGAGCCGGCGGAGATTCCTCGCCTTCTGCGCATGTTGATGGAAAAGCCGGACCTGGACGTGGTGGTCGCCCGCCGCGAGGCCGTCGGGCGCGCCAACCTGCGCCAGTCGATCCGCCGCTCGGTATTCGCCAAGCTTGCCGCGCTTGGCAGCGGCCTCAGTCTCAGCGATCTCGGGTGCCGTCTCCGCGTGTTCCGTCGCGAAGTGGCGGAGCATCTGGATATCTACGGCGACCAGCAACACTTCCTCCCCATCCTTGCCGCCCGTCGCGGCTACAAGGTGGTTGAGGTTCCGGTCAGCCCCTCGACGATCACCTCCCGCGTTCCGCAATCGGCCCGGACCGATGTGCTGCGCCTGCTGGACATGGCGGCGACGCTCTTCCTGGTGAACTTCGTCCATCGGCCGCTGCGGTTCTTCGGGATCATCGGCATGGCGTCGCTCGCGCTCGGGCTGCTCTGGACCAGCGTGCTGGTGGTGCAGCGCTTCTTCTTCGATGTGCCGCTTGGCGACCGCCCTGCGCTGATGTTCAGCATGCTCATGGTGGCATTGGGCATCCAGGTCATCATCATCGGACTGGTGGGTGAGATCATCATCTTCACCCGCGCCAAGGACCTGAAGAACTACTTCGTTGACCGCGTCATCAACTGA
- a CDS encoding lysylphosphatidylglycerol synthase transmembrane domain-containing protein produces MTTENGPRPGKLAGFGVRAFISIGLLAIIAGTSLEFDQLWHVLASASAPLLLLALAMRLGGILISAARWRAMLRFQGLRPPIRFLLDSYMVGAFFNTFMPTSFGGDVMRVMDLQHWSRSVGRSVSSVFMERVLGIVILVIFAVVAMVSFPLSIAQEVPAVPVGIACAAGGLVGLFIAVHTGLGDEILERLPRNRITEKLARGWGNFREGAGQLMRPGPALGIGLGYSLLLQLNVVVHYWIIGMGLGLDIPMVDYFFLIPILIFALMLPAINGVGVREATAILLFSAYGVPAEAAVAFGLVDLGLTLVTGAIGGCRFVLRRSPGAVVQDAST; encoded by the coding sequence ATGACCACCGAGAACGGACCCCGGCCAGGTAAGCTGGCCGGCTTCGGCGTGCGGGCGTTCATCAGCATCGGCCTCCTGGCCATCATCGCTGGGACGTCCCTGGAATTCGACCAGCTCTGGCATGTGCTCGCCAGCGCATCGGCGCCACTGCTCCTGCTGGCCCTTGCCATGCGGCTGGGCGGCATCCTGATCAGCGCGGCCCGGTGGCGGGCAATGCTCCGCTTCCAGGGCCTCCGCCCACCGATCCGCTTTCTTCTCGACAGCTATATGGTCGGAGCCTTCTTCAACACTTTCATGCCGACGTCGTTCGGCGGCGACGTCATGCGCGTCATGGATCTCCAGCACTGGAGCCGCTCCGTCGGGCGGAGCGTGTCGTCGGTGTTCATGGAGCGGGTGCTGGGGATCGTAATCCTGGTTATCTTCGCCGTCGTCGCGATGGTCAGCTTCCCGCTGTCCATCGCCCAGGAGGTGCCGGCCGTACCTGTCGGGATCGCCTGCGCCGCCGGCGGTCTGGTCGGCCTCTTCATCGCCGTGCATACCGGCCTGGGGGACGAAATCCTCGAGAGGCTTCCGCGGAACCGGATTACGGAGAAGCTGGCCCGCGGCTGGGGCAACTTCCGGGAGGGCGCCGGTCAGTTGATGCGCCCCGGTCCGGCCCTCGGCATCGGGCTCGGCTATTCCTTGCTGCTTCAGCTCAACGTGGTTGTCCATTACTGGATCATCGGCATGGGCCTCGGTCTGGACATCCCGATGGTGGACTACTTCTTCCTGATCCCGATCCTGATCTTTGCCCTGATGCTGCCGGCCATCAATGGCGTCGGTGTGCGCGAGGCGACGGCGATCCTTCTATTCTCCGCCTACGGCGTGCCTGCGGAAGCGGCTGTCGCGTTCGGCCTGGTCGACCTCGGCCTGACCTTGGTGACGGGAGCGATCGGCGGCTGCCGGTTCGTCCTGCGGCGGTCACCGGGGGCCGTGGTCCAGGATGCGAGCACCTGA
- the tnpA gene encoding IS66-like element accessory protein TnpA yields the protein MAVPMASQRVEVITGLAGRRRFSADEKVRLVEEAFAPGVQVASVARRLGIDQSLLYRWRRQLFGDPPRLPAFTPVTVTELSTTAPPTSAGVMEVEFASGTRVRISGAVEASVVTAALVVLAERSA from the coding sequence ATGGCAGTCCCTATGGCTTCGCAGCGTGTAGAAGTGATCACCGGGCTGGCGGGTCGTCGCCGGTTCAGCGCCGACGAGAAAGTCCGGCTGGTGGAGGAGGCGTTTGCGCCTGGAGTGCAGGTGGCGAGCGTTGCCCGGCGGCTCGGAATTGACCAGAGCCTCCTGTATCGCTGGCGTCGTCAGTTGTTCGGCGACCCACCGCGTCTCCCAGCCTTCACGCCGGTCACGGTAACGGAGTTGTCGACGACGGCGCCGCCGACCTCAGCCGGTGTCATGGAGGTGGAGTTCGCGAGCGGGACGCGCGTGCGGATCAGCGGAGCCGTGGAAGCGTCGGTCGTAACGGCAGCCCTGGTCGTCCTGGCGGAGCGGTCGGCATGA
- the tnpB gene encoding IS66 family insertion sequence element accessory protein TnpB (TnpB, as the term is used for proteins encoded by IS66 family insertion elements, is considered an accessory protein, since TnpC, encoded by a neighboring gene, is a DDE family transposase.), translated as MIVVPSGVRVWLAGGVTDMRCGMNSLALKVQEGLGRDPHAGDLFVFRGRRGDLVKCLWHDGLGMSLYVKRLEKGRFVWPTPADGAVAISAAQLGYLLDAIDWRNPQHTFRPRSAG; from the coding sequence ATGATCGTGGTGCCGAGCGGGGTGCGGGTCTGGCTGGCGGGCGGGGTCACCGACATGCGCTGCGGGATGAACTCGCTGGCGCTGAAGGTGCAGGAAGGCTTGGGCCGCGATCCCCATGCCGGTGATCTGTTCGTCTTTCGCGGCCGCCGGGGTGACCTGGTGAAATGTCTCTGGCACGACGGCCTGGGCATGTCCTTGTACGTGAAGCGTTTGGAGAAAGGACGGTTCGTCTGGCCCACCCCGGCGGACGGCGCTGTCGCGATTTCGGCGGCGCAGCTGGGCTATCTGCTCGACGCGATCGATTGGCGCAACCCGCAACACACGTTTCGGCCACGGTCGGCGGGATAG
- the tnpC gene encoding IS66 family transposase: MDSLPDDIAALRTALAEAQAKAADAEARLAQAEAERSDDQARIATLILQIEKLQRELYGQRSERKARLLDQLELELEELETSASEDELIAEQAAARTTTVAAFTRKRPARRAFPEHLPRERVVIPAPTSCPCCGSTRLSKLGETVTESAERIPASYKIIQTVREKVSCRDCERISQAPAPFHATPRGWAGPNLLATILVDKLAHHLPLNRQCERFAREGLPVSLSTAADQVGHACATLRPLHTLLEKHVLAAERLHGDDTTVPVLAKGKTDTGRLWVYARDDRPFAGQAPPAAVFYYSHDRSGSHPEAHLAGYAGLLQADAYAGYDRLYAPTRKPGPVTDALCWAHARRKFFELADIAAKARRGGKAPEISPVALEAVTRIDVLFSLEREINGLPAVQRLDIRQEKAKPLVDELETWMRDHRAAMSRHAPVAKALDYMLTRWPRFTRFLTDGRVCLTNNAAERALRGVALGRRAWMFAGSDRGGQRAAFMYGLMISAKLNSIDPQAWLADVLARINDLPQNRLHELLPWEWKALQEAKPAA; this comes from the coding sequence ATGGACAGCCTGCCCGACGACATCGCCGCCTTGCGCACCGCGCTTGCTGAAGCGCAGGCGAAGGCAGCTGACGCCGAGGCCCGGCTGGCCCAGGCGGAGGCTGAGCGCTCCGACGATCAGGCCCGGATCGCCACCCTGATCCTCCAGATCGAGAAGCTCCAGCGCGAGCTCTATGGCCAGCGCTCGGAGCGCAAGGCCCGGCTGCTGGATCAGCTCGAGCTGGAGCTGGAAGAGTTGGAGACCAGCGCCAGCGAGGACGAGCTTATTGCCGAACAGGCCGCGGCCAGGACCACGACAGTGGCGGCGTTTACCCGCAAGCGCCCGGCACGCAGAGCGTTCCCTGAGCATCTGCCCCGCGAGCGTGTCGTCATCCCGGCGCCGACCAGCTGCCCGTGCTGCGGGTCGACGCGGCTGAGCAAGCTGGGCGAGACGGTGACGGAGAGTGCCGAGCGCATTCCCGCCTCCTACAAGATCATCCAGACGGTGCGGGAGAAGGTGAGCTGTCGGGATTGCGAGCGGATCAGCCAAGCGCCGGCGCCGTTCCATGCCACGCCCCGGGGCTGGGCCGGACCGAACCTGCTGGCCACCATCCTGGTCGACAAGCTCGCCCATCACTTGCCGCTGAACCGCCAGTGCGAGCGCTTTGCCCGCGAGGGGCTGCCGGTCAGCCTGTCCACCGCCGCCGATCAGGTCGGCCATGCCTGCGCCACCTTGAGGCCGCTCCATACCCTGCTGGAAAAACACGTCCTGGCGGCTGAACGCCTGCACGGTGACGACACCACGGTGCCGGTGCTGGCGAAGGGCAAGACCGATACCGGCCGGCTCTGGGTCTATGCTCGCGATGATCGTCCCTTTGCCGGCCAGGCCCCGCCGGCGGCGGTGTTCTACTACTCACACGACCGCAGCGGCTCGCATCCGGAGGCGCACCTGGCCGGCTATGCAGGCCTGCTCCAAGCCGACGCCTATGCCGGCTACGACCGGCTGTACGCGCCGACCCGGAAGCCGGGACCGGTCACCGACGCCCTTTGTTGGGCACATGCACGTCGCAAGTTTTTCGAGCTGGCGGACATCGCCGCCAAAGCGCGCCGGGGCGGGAAGGCGCCGGAGATTTCTCCGGTGGCGCTGGAGGCGGTGACGCGCATCGACGTGCTGTTCAGCCTGGAGCGCGAGATCAACGGCCTGCCGGCGGTGCAGCGCCTGGACATCCGGCAGGAGAAGGCGAAGCCCCTGGTCGATGAGCTCGAGACCTGGATGCGCGACCATCGCGCGGCGATGTCGAGACACGCTCCTGTGGCGAAGGCGCTGGATTATATGCTGACCCGCTGGCCGAGGTTCACCCGGTTCCTGACGGACGGCCGCGTCTGCCTGACCAACAATGCGGCCGAAAGAGCGCTGCGCGGTGTGGCTCTCGGGCGCCGGGCCTGGATGTTCGCGGGCAGCGACCGGGGCGGCCAGCGTGCTGCGTTCATGTACGGTCTGATGATCTCCGCCAAGCTGAACAGCATCGATCCCCAGGCCTGGCTGGCCGATGTCCTGGCCCGCATCAACGACCTGCCCCAGAACCGCCTGCACGAGTTGCTCCCCTGGGAATGGAAAGCGCTCCAGGAGGCCAAGCCGGCGGCCTGA